GCGGAGAGTGAAGTGGATGTCCTCGGCGTCGTCGAACCGGGCGATGATCTGGTCGGCATACGCACGGCAGTCGTACCGGTACCACCCCCACATCAACTGGCTGCGGACCCCGAGACCCCGGTGCCGGGCGAACCGGGCGAGGAAGGGGATCGCCGCGTCCGAGTCCACGCGCGTCGCGGTGATGGCCACCAGCACGGCCTCGTCGTCGGACAGGCCGTCCGGTCCGGGCAGCAGGTCGAGCACCATCGCGCCGACCTTCGCCAGTGTCTGCGCGCTCGCCACGTCGTGCGGAGGAATCAGCGCCGACGTCCGCCGCTCCACCTCGGCCCGCACCGTCGGCGCCAGCTCCGCCGCGTGTTCCAGGCAGGCCGCGGCCAGGAGATGGACACGCTTGCGGGCCCCCTCCTCCGGAAGCCCGTCCCCGTACGAAAGCAAGTCACCCAGCAGTTCGGCCCGTTCGCGCGGCCGCGCCTGCGCCACGGCCATGCGGATGACGTCCTCCCACTGGTCGTCCGCCGCGTGCCGGGCGAGTACGCCGAAGTCGCCCTCGTCGACCGCCGCCCGCGCCCCCAGGAAGTCCTGGAAGGTGCGGTGGACGAAGTCGACGGTGCCCGGACCCGGCTCGCGCAGGAGGCCGCTGCGGTGCAGGAAGTGGGTGTAGACCGCGTGGGCGTCGCCGAGCGGCGCCAGTTCCGGGACCGCGGGGAGAGCGTCCGCGATGATGGACTCGGCGCGCGAACGGTCCATCACCGTACGGCCGTTGCGGATCAGCCAGTACGCGAGGCGTTGCAGGAGCTGGAGCTGTGGCTCCTCCCGCAACTCCGGGACCGTCATGTGGCGTTCACGGTCCCGGCGGACCAGGAGCATGGAGAGGGCAGCCGTGTAGAGGTCCTTGCGGCCCATCGGCAGGAAACCGCGCCGGTCGCGGTGGAGGGCGCAGATCAGGCCGCACATGAGCGGGTTGGTGGCGAGGAGGCCGAGGTCCGGCTTGGAGCGCACGGCTGCGAGGAGCTGACTCTCGTACGCGACGAGTTCGGCGTCCTCCTCCGGGACCCCCGTGGCCGCTGCGGTGTGCCAGCGCTCGATGAACGCCGTCACTTCGTCCTGCCCCATCGCGGAGAGCGTCAGCTCGGTGAACCCCTCCTCGGTGAGCCAGTCCTCGCGTACGGCCGACGGGCGGGACGTCACCAGCCAGCGGTTGCCCGGGAACGCGTCGATGAGGTCGCTCAGCCAGGCCCGGGTGCGGTCGCGCTCGGCGTCCGGGATCTCGTCGATGCCGTCGATCAGGACGAGGGCGCGCCCGGCCGTCAGAACGCGCGCTTCCCACCCCTGGGGCTGGGTGCCCGCGAGCGGACAGCCGACGGCGGCCAGGAAGTCGGCGGGGGCGGGCAGGCGCTCGCCGTGGCGGGTGAGGGTGCGCAGGGGGAGTACGTAGGGGACGTGGTCGGTCAGATAGGCCATGGACGGATGCGTCGCGGACGGGTCCGGTCCCGCCACGTCCCGGCGCGTCGCGCTCACCGCGAGCCACTGCGCCAACGTGGTCTTGCCCGAGCCCGCCTCACCCCGCAGGAGGACCCGGTCATGGGTAGCGAGGGCCTGGTCCGCCGGGAGTGGCGGCGCGTGCTCGGTGATCTCCACCATCTCCACGCGATGCTCCGCTTCGAAAGGGCGGTCGTCCCCTCCGACGAAGCGGTACTCCTCTTCAGTCAGGTGGCGAAACCTCCGCACATGCCCGGGCCCCACCGCCTCCAGCGACATATACGCCGCGTCCAGCGGCCACCTCCCCGGCGAGCCCGTCAGATCGATGCCGAAGATCGTCAGCTTGGAGTGCTTCTTCGCCACGTACGCGAGGTAGCGCCGCTCGAAGGTGACGTCCTGCGACCCGGCGGTCGGCCTGCGGGCGATCAGCTCGTCGACCTTCGCGATCAGCTCGTCCTGGCCCCGGCTCTGCGCGACCAGCGTCGCCGCGACGAACGTGGAGCGTTGCGTGAAGAACTGGAGGATGTGCAGGCACGCCCACTCGGTGACCGAGTCGAGGTAGAGGGCGGCGTCGGCGGAGAGGCCGGCCGCCGACGCGCCGCCGATCAGGGTGCGGGCCAGCTCACGGTGGCCGAGCCGGACCGCCTGCACGTCGTCCATGTCGAGGTCGCCGAGCGAGAGGAGCGCCCGGGCCAGGGCGTCGGTGACCGCTTCGGCCTCGTCCGGCGGGAAGGTGCGCTCGCCGGGGGAGGCGAGGGAGGCCGCCACGAGCCGCTCCGCGAGGCGGCGCACGTCCCGGCGGCCCAGCGTGCGCTGCTCACCCCTGAACGACACCAGGGACGAGAGCCTGACCGGCTTCTCCACCAGGCCCGCGCCGGGGCCCTCCCGTACGAACAGCCGCTTGACCAGGGAGGCGACTGCACTCGACGCCAGGCGGGTGCCGATGACCGCGGGATCCATGGGCGTGAGCGTAGTGCGGGTCACATTCGCGGCGGGGTGGATCTCGGGGGCCGGTGACATGCCGCACAGGCGATTTGAGTGGTACTAGGCGGAATAGTGGATATGGCGGGTCCCCTGCCCGGGACCTTCGGCCCGCAACCTCCGGGACCTTGGACGCGTCCGGGCCCCGCAGGCGGGGCTCTGGTGTAGGTGGGGGTGCGGAGCGGCTCCGACGTGCGGGTAAACGCAGCGAGCCGGACGAAGCTCCGTTACCGGACTGCGGGGAAATTGTCCGGATTTGGGGGTGTCAAGCGGTCTAAATCCCTGCGCCTCGCTACGGCTTTGGGTAGTAGATGGGCGTTTTGGGTCCCGGGCGGGGTGGGGGTTACCAAGGGATGGCCGACCCGGCGAAGCGTGGTCAGCGGGCGATCCGCCCGCCCCGCCTGCCGGGTCCGTTCATGCCCCCCTCGGTCGTACGCGTCAGGCGTCGCCGCAGTCGTCACGCAGTCGTCATCGCAGTCGTCACACCCCGGAGGACATCCCCATGTCGAAGCGCACCCAGTCCCACCGTCCCGGCCCGTCGTTCTTCCGTACCCGCGTGGCCTTCATCGCCGCGGGCATCGGAGTGTCGACGGCCCTCGGCGCGGGGGTCTCGGTCGCCGCCGGTGACACGAAGAGCGGTGGCGCGCTGCCCGGCGTCGCCTCGAACTCCGTCCAGAAGCAGGCCGCCGCCCAGGCGAAGAAGGCCGCCGACGTCAAGAAGGCCGCCGCCGCGAAGGCTGCCGCATGGGTCGACCCGGTCAAGAACTACACGCTCTCCGCGACCTTCGGCCTCGGCGGCACCATGTGGTCCCACAAGCACTCCGGCCAGGACTTCGCCGTGCCGGTCGGCACCTCGGTCGGGGCCGTGCACGGCGGCACCGTCGTCAAGGCCGGGCCGAACGGCGCCGGTGACGGCCCCGCGTACGGCAACGCCGTCGTGATCAAGCACGACAACGGCACGTACTCCCAGTACGCGCACCTCTCGCAGGTCGACGTCCGGGTGGGCCAGGCCGTGGGCACCGGCCAGCGCATCGCCCTCTCCGGCAACACCGGCAACTCCAGTGGTCCGCACCTGCACTTCGAGATCCGTACGGCCCCGAACTACGGCACGGCCGTGGACCCGGTCAAGTTCCTCGCGTCGGTGGGCGTGAAGGTCTGACGACCCACGTCCCCACAACCGCTCAGGCGCCCGTGTGCGCCCGTGTCACCAGATCGATGGCGACCTCCAGGATGGCCTTGCGCTTCTCCTCGGGGTCGCCTTCGACGTCCTTGAGCACGAACATCCCGCCGTGCATGGTGAACAGTGCGCTGAAGCAGCGCACCTGGTCGGACATCGGCGCCTGCGGGTCCTTGAGGATCTCGTAGATCCCGAGCATGCGGTCCTTGAAGCTCTCGCCGGTCTTCAGGTCGCGCACCGTCGCCTGGTTCTCCTGCATGAAGCGGAAGAGCGGCGCCGCTTGGATGAGGATCTCGCTGTACCGGGTGAGGGTCTGCTGCTTGGTCTCGAGGGAGACCGGCCGCGGCTGCTCGTGACCCCAGGCGATCAGCTCGTCGATGGGCCTCGTGAGGTCATCGAAGATGCTGGTCAGGATGTCTTCCTTGGTCTTGAAGTGGTAGTAGAGCGCCGCCTTCGTGACATCGAGGCGCTCGGAGATCTCGCGCAGCGACGTCTTCTCGTACCCCTGCTCGGCGAAGAGCTCGAGGGCCACGTCCTGGATCCGCTGGCGCGTGTTCCCGCGGCGCTGCTGCTTGCTCGTGCCTGTGCCCGTGCCCATCGGGGTGCTCCTCGGCTCCACTGAACTTCGATAAAACTTACTTGACGACCGGCTAGTTACGGGTCTACCTTCCCCAGTGTAATCAACTAGCCGGGCGGCAAGTAAGTATCGGGGAGCCCGGCATCGTACGGGGAGTGGGGAAACATGCCGGAGAAACCGACCGAGGCGGTCCTGCGGAAGGCGGAGCCGCAGCCGCGCAGCGTGCGCGTCGTGCTGATGGCCCTGATGATCACGATGCTGCTCGCGATGCTCGACAACATGATCGTGGGCCCCGCGATGCCGACGATCGTCGGCGACCTCGGCGGCATGGAACACCTGGCGTGGGTCGTGACCGCCTACACGCTCGCGACCGCCGCCTCCACCCCCATCTGGGGCAAGCTCGGCGACATGTACGGCCGGAAGGGCTCCTTCCTCACCGCCATCGTCATCTTCCTCGTCGGCTCCGCGCTGAGCGGCATGGCGCAGAGCATGGGCCAGCTCATCGGCTTCCGGGCCATCCAGGGACTCGGCGCGGGCGGCCTGATGGTCGGCGTCATGGCGATCATCGGTGATCTGGTGCCGCCGCGGGAGCGCGGCAAGTACATGGGCATGATGACCGGCGTCATGGCGGTCGCGATGATCGGCGGACCGCTGGTCGGTGGCTCCATCACCGACCACTTCGGCTGGCGCTGGGCCTTCTACATCAACCTGCCGCTGGGCGCCGTCGCCCTCGCCATGGTGACCTCCGTCCTGCACCTGCCCAAGAAGAAGGCGCAGGGACGCATCGACTACCTCGGCGCGGCCCTGCTCACCGTGGGCATCAGCGCGCTCGTGCTCGTCACCACGTGGGGCGGTTCCGAGTACGCCTGGGGCTCGGCCGTGATCATGGAGCTCATCGGCATCGGCGTCGCCTCGCTCGTCGGCTTCCTCTTCGTACAGAAGAAGGCCGCCGAACCGATTCTGCCGCTACACATCTTCCGCAACCTCAACTTCTCGCTGATGGCCGTGATCGGCTTCATCACCGGCTTCGTGATGTTCGGCGCGATGCTGTTCCTGCCGCTCTTCCAGCAGTCGGTGCAGGGCGCGTCCGCGACCAACTCCGGTCTGCTTCTCCTGCCGATGCTGCTCTCGATGATGGCGGTCTCGATGGTCGCGGGCCGCGTCACCACCTCGACCGGCAAGTACCGGCTCTTCCCGATCGCGGGCACCATCCTGATGGTCACCGGCTTCTACCTGCTTGCCCAGATGGACACCGGCACCTCCCGCCTCACCTCCGGCCTGTACATGGCGGTGCTCGGCGCCGGCATGGGCTTCCTGATGCAGATCACGATGCTGGTCGCGCAGAACAGCGTCGAGATGAAGGACATGGGCGTCGCCTCGTCCTCGGCCACGCTCTTCCGTACGCTCGGCTCCTCGTTCGGCGTCGCGATCATGGGCGCGCTCTTCAACAACCGCGTCCACGACGTGATGGCGGAGCGCGCGGGGGCATCGGGCGGCAAGGTCACGGAGACGACCGCGCAGCTGGACGCCGACCATCTGAAGCTGCTGCCCGCGGCCATCAGGGACGCCTACCAGCACGCGGTGTCCGCCGGTACGCACTCCGCCTTCCTGCTCGGCGCGGGCATCAGCGTCGTCGCCCTGATCGCGGCGTTCTTCGTGAAGGAGGT
The sequence above is a segment of the Streptomyces sp. Je 1-369 genome. Coding sequences within it:
- a CDS encoding NACHT domain-containing protein, whose translation is MDPAVIGTRLASSAVASLVKRLFVREGPGAGLVEKPVRLSSLVSFRGEQRTLGRRDVRRLAERLVAASLASPGERTFPPDEAEAVTDALARALLSLGDLDMDDVQAVRLGHRELARTLIGGASAAGLSADAALYLDSVTEWACLHILQFFTQRSTFVAATLVAQSRGQDELIAKVDELIARRPTAGSQDVTFERRYLAYVAKKHSKLTIFGIDLTGSPGRWPLDAAYMSLEAVGPGHVRRFRHLTEEEYRFVGGDDRPFEAEHRVEMVEITEHAPPLPADQALATHDRVLLRGEAGSGKTTLAQWLAVSATRRDVAGPDPSATHPSMAYLTDHVPYVLPLRTLTRHGERLPAPADFLAAVGCPLAGTQPQGWEARVLTAGRALVLIDGIDEIPDAERDRTRAWLSDLIDAFPGNRWLVTSRPSAVREDWLTEEGFTELTLSAMGQDEVTAFIERWHTAAATGVPEEDAELVAYESQLLAAVRSKPDLGLLATNPLMCGLICALHRDRRGFLPMGRKDLYTAALSMLLVRRDRERHMTVPELREEPQLQLLQRLAYWLIRNGRTVMDRSRAESIIADALPAVPELAPLGDAHAVYTHFLHRSGLLREPGPGTVDFVHRTFQDFLGARAAVDEGDFGVLARHAADDQWEDVIRMAVAQARPRERAELLGDLLSYGDGLPEEGARKRVHLLAAACLEHAAELAPTVRAEVERRTSALIPPHDVASAQTLAKVGAMVLDLLPGPDGLSDDEAVLVAITATRVDSDAAIPFLARFARHRGLGVRSQLMWGWYRYDCRAYADQIIARFDDAEDIHFTLRTDDQIVELERLGLRPRKLDIRPGVTPAVASRFIAACEPTFLMLNRFPPTLLTAEALNALGHLDGLSLVGMQEPWSLSPFPAEAPLTFLNLVDSRDSLTDLHLATRWPTLERVAFGDDDPLSAADWEVLAALPGLTVLHLPSHAFTAVPPGLALPGLALLQLSPDASWAAMTSRLGTVAPGLRHLYVYNRPVSSRDQHAPIDVSALACHPSLTELTVHAVATGLDTLPAHIDVHVYGPLTD
- a CDS encoding TetR/AcrR family transcriptional regulator, with the translated sequence MGTGTGTSKQQRRGNTRQRIQDVALELFAEQGYEKTSLREISERLDVTKAALYYHFKTKEDILTSIFDDLTRPIDELIAWGHEQPRPVSLETKQQTLTRYSEILIQAAPLFRFMQENQATVRDLKTGESFKDRMLGIYEILKDPQAPMSDQVRCFSALFTMHGGMFVLKDVEGDPEEKRKAILEVAIDLVTRAHTGA
- a CDS encoding MDR family MFS transporter translates to MPEKPTEAVLRKAEPQPRSVRVVLMALMITMLLAMLDNMIVGPAMPTIVGDLGGMEHLAWVVTAYTLATAASTPIWGKLGDMYGRKGSFLTAIVIFLVGSALSGMAQSMGQLIGFRAIQGLGAGGLMVGVMAIIGDLVPPRERGKYMGMMTGVMAVAMIGGPLVGGSITDHFGWRWAFYINLPLGAVALAMVTSVLHLPKKKAQGRIDYLGAALLTVGISALVLVTTWGGSEYAWGSAVIMELIGIGVASLVGFLFVQKKAAEPILPLHIFRNLNFSLMAVIGFITGFVMFGAMLFLPLFQQSVQGASATNSGLLLLPMLLSMMAVSMVAGRVTTSTGKYRLFPIAGTILMVTGFYLLAQMDTGTSRLTSGLYMAVLGAGMGFLMQITMLVAQNSVEMKDMGVASSSATLFRTLGSSFGVAIMGALFNNRVHDVMAERAGASGGKVTETTAQLDADHLKLLPAAIRDAYQHAVSAGTHSAFLLGAGISVVALIAAFFVKEVPLRGSGPADKAAGDADKPAGNADKPAGNADGDSARAAGQTTVAEPV
- a CDS encoding M23 family metallopeptidase produces the protein MSKRTQSHRPGPSFFRTRVAFIAAGIGVSTALGAGVSVAAGDTKSGGALPGVASNSVQKQAAAQAKKAADVKKAAAAKAAAWVDPVKNYTLSATFGLGGTMWSHKHSGQDFAVPVGTSVGAVHGGTVVKAGPNGAGDGPAYGNAVVIKHDNGTYSQYAHLSQVDVRVGQAVGTGQRIALSGNTGNSSGPHLHFEIRTAPNYGTAVDPVKFLASVGVKV